The genomic segment TCCCCAGATAATCCCATTCTTCCAAATacattctcttctcagcctgtcCACTTTACCCAAACCCTCTCTTCTCAGCCTGTCAACTTTACCCAAACCCTCTCTTCTCAGCCTGTAAACTTTGGGCATGGATTCTCTTCTTAGCCGTTTCACTTTAGGCCCGCatctgaagatgatgattgtaTCGAGGTTGAggttgatgaggatgaagaagacgaaggaagGGGAATAAGAAAGCGGTGGACTGCAGAGGAGGATGTTAACCTCATAAGCGCTTGGTTAAACACAAGCAAGGATCCAGTTGTAAGTAATGAGCAGCGGCTTCAAAGTTTCTGGAAGAGGGTTGCTGCCTACTACAAAGCTAACTATGGGTCATCTGTTTCAAATGCAAGAGGACCTACACAATGTAAGGCTAGATGGAGCAAGATAAACCATGGAGTCAATAATTTGTGGGCTGTTACGCACAAGCGAGTTCAAGAAGAAAGAGTGGAGAATCAAAAGATGATGTATTGAGCATGGCGTATGAGCTTTACAAGAACGACAAGGGCAAGCCATTTCTGCTAGGACATTGCTGGAGGGAACTGAAgcatgatcagaaatggatcaCGGAGGAGTGTAGCCATAAGCGGACTAAACTCGCTTCAGATGGAGCAGGAGCATCCTCACCCGGAGAGTGCAATGATGGAGCTGAGATGAGGCCTCCGGGGGTTAAAGCTTCtaagaaaaaagggaagaaaccgGCTGTGACTATTGATGTAGAGGATGGTTCTGTTGGTAAGCTAGACAAGATCATTGCAatgaaagaacaagaacaagcgGCTAAAGAGAGACACGGCAAAATGAGACTGCTAGACAGCCTCCTTAACAAGACTGAACTAACAAGTGCCGAACAACTTCTTAGGGACAAACTCGTTGACCAAATGTTGACAAACACTTAGGTTTGGGTTTAACTCTTTTGTGTGTAACTATCCTCTTTTGTGTTTAACTCTTGTTTTCATTAAACTTATGctatatgttgtttgtttaacacttgttttgttttttgttcttttgtttcaggttttgcgACAACAAATTAAGGTGATACGAGAAGGGAAACATGTGTTGTCAAAGACATAGATGTGTTGTGTTTACACCCGTGGAGGGGTGTTGTTTTTagttgttgtcttgttgtctTGTTGTCACGGGTCTGTGagttgttgtcttgttgtcNAGCAGCGGCTACAAAGTTTCTGGAAGAGGGTTGCTGCCTACTACAAAGCTAACTATGGGTCATCTGTTTCAAATGCAAGAGGGCCTACACAATGTAAGGCTAGGTGGAGCAAGATAAACCATGGAGTCAATAAGTTTGTGGGCTGTTACGCACAAGCGAGTTCAAGAAGAAAGAgtggagaatcagaagatgatgtaTTGAGCATGGCGTATGAGCTTTACAAGAACGACAAGGGCAAGCCATTTCTGCTAGGACATTGCTGGAGGGAACTGAAgcatgatcagaaatggatcaCGGAGGAGTGTAGCCATAAGCGGACTAAACTCGCTTCAGATGGAGCAGGAGCATCCTCACCCGGAGAGTGCAATGATGGAGCTGAGATGAGGCCTCCGGGGGTTAAAGCTTCtaagaaaaaagggaagaaaccgGCTGTGACAATTGATGTAGAGGATGGTTCTGTTGGTAAGCTAGACAAGATCATTGCAatgaaagaacaagaacaagcaGCTAAAGAGAGACACGGCAAAATGAGACTGCTAGACAGCCTCCTTAATAAGAATGAACTAACAAGTGCCGAACAACTTCTTAGGGACAAACTCGTTGACcaaatgttgacaaacatttaggtttgggtttaacTCTTTTGTGTTTAACTATCTCTTTTGTGTTTAACTCTTGTTTTCATTAAACTTATGctatatgttgtttgtttaacacttgttttgttttttgttcttttgtttcaggttttgcgACAACAAATTAAGGTGATATGAGAAGGGAAACATGTGTTGTCAAAGACAAAGATGTGTTGTGTTTTAACCCGTGGAGGGGTGTTGTTTTTTAGTGTCTGTGagttgttgtcttgttgtcaCGGGTCTGTGagttgttgtcttgttgtcaTGGATGTTGTCTTTTATAACCCGTGGAGGGGTGTTGTCTTTTGTAACCCGTGGAGGGGTGTTTGTTGTCTTATGTTTTGTAACACGGGTTGTGAGTTGTTGTCTTCTGCTTACAGATATACGGCAGATGCGGTGGATGAATATTTACGACTCGCTGAAACAACCTCCCACAAATGCCTTCTACATTTTGTTGAGGGAGTTATAACTTTGTTTGGCGACGAGTATCTGAGAAGACCTACAGCGGAAGACCTCCAACGATTACTGAATATTGGAGAACATCGCGGTTTCCCCGGAATGATGgggagcatagattgtatgcattgggagtggaagaattgtcccactgCATGGAAAGGACAATATACACGTGGATCTGGTAAACCGTCAATCGTACTAGAGGCTGTGGCATcacaagatttatggatttggcacgcattttttggacCACCGGGTTCGTTAAATGATATCAACGTCTTGGACCGCTCCCCtgtgtttgatgatatcctagAGGGCCGAGCTCCGAGAGTTAGATACGTTGTCAATGGACGGCAATACAAAATGGCGTACTACCTAACGGATGGTATCTATCCCAAATGggcaactttcatccaatccATTACACTTCCACGTGGTCGAAAAGCAAAACTCTTTGATCAATGGCAAGAAGGATGtcgtaaagatgtagagcgtgcatttggagtcttgcaagctcgatttgcaatcgtgaagaatcccgcacttttttgggataaagggaaaatagggaaaataatgagagcatcTATCATcctgcataacatgatagtggaagacgaacgacatgacTACAATTTCTACGATCCAGCGGAATTCCATCACGGAGAAGGAAGCGGAAGTTCTCATGTCGATTTATCATATTCTACAGATATCCCAACAAATCTACATAATATGATGGGCATTCGAAATGATGTTCATGATACACAAATGCATGATCTTTTgcaaaaagacttgattgagcatatctggcaaaaatttggtgcaaccgcACAATAAATCTTACTCCAAATTCTgtttaatatgtataatattttgaattttataaaatatgtttactattccgtattttgtaaaatatgtttaagttttatgtaatataaaaaatttaaataattattttatcattttagataattaaagtttgataattaataaatcaaaattaaaaaattattatttaaatatttgagtAATCTCTTTGGAGTTCTCTAGTAATAGGGTAATTTTGCTCAGGTTCTCTTAGAGTTACttaacttaatttataattatttatataattaattaatgtgagaGTAACCATGGtgggttactccactaatgatggtcttagtACCTTTTTGTCGTGGATTTAATTGGTTAAAACGTTCGGTGCGTTTTAATGtgtttaaaatttgttgaaCACTTTATCGCATcattaaatcaaaaagaaagcATTAAAGTACATCGTGCCGCTTCTATAAGATCCACTAGCTTTGTATCTTCTTCATGGTGAGCGCTGCAGCCGCATTTGGGCACATTGAACAAGAGTTACAAGACCTATATACCGATCGCAACCATTCCTATAGTTCATTCTTCTCATTGTCTTACCATAAACACAAATGATTagagacaacaaaaagaaaatttcttattcttcttctcgtcAACATATACATTTGGTTTGTCATATTAGTATAACATTATTTTATGAGCAAATTAAGTTATATACCTGTTATCAAAGTGGAGAACACTTCTCGTTCACATGTTATAAGATCATGAGATGATGCTCTCTAATTAATGGATTTGAGTGAAACTTCTACAAATTGGTACATGCAAATATCGTAAAAGGTAATTTAAATATGGCAACAGAAAAGAGGGCTATTTGACATGTCGGTCTCAAAACCATGAAAGTTGGTGCCATTGTTTTGAGATGTCATTCTCGATTCTCATCATTCGATTTTAATACcatttataaacatatactagtatattatttttgttagtttttttgataaataacaTACTATTTATgcccaaaaaaaacataccagtgttgttattgttgactattgatattttaattattttctaactTGCAAAAATTTGGCGGTCAGCcataatatgtttttactaaaaaaaaaatgttttgaactACATAAGGTAGTCCAATTCCTTGAAAAAcctatattttggttttgttaaatccaaatttgagtacTGGATTCTATTTCAAAAACGTTATCTAAACTTTGACCCAGCCTGTTTCTAAGAGTTAACTACTTTGTATCTTAGGACTACTATATATTTCTCTATTCAACTGACTACTATCTACAAGTATACTGTTAGTTTCTAAGCAAACTAATTTGCAGTGTTACTactcttgagtttttttttctaagagtaacatttcaaaatttatgaGGAATTTTTAGTTGACATTCTAAAGAAATACTATTATTTCAGTTTTACAAAAATccgaaacaaaatattaaaataataatagtggTATAGTGATAGAATAGAACTactttttgggataaaataaaaataaaccaacTTCATTTgctacttctctctctttccctatGCTCtgttgtttatttatatatttcctataaacaaaataaaaccaaaatcgatGGATTGGTTCTTCGCTTTACAATCCCAACGCACTtctctctcattcttcttcgtcttctccgatGCCACCAAATATCTATAGactctcctttttcttctcatccctactctgtttcttcttcatcccctGTTTCTCTCTCGACGAACAAGGACAAGCTCTCTTGTCATGGAAGTCCCAATTGAACATCTCCGACGACGCTCTTTCCTCCTGGAACGTCGCCGCCACATCTCCTTGCAATTGGGTCGGCGTAAAATGCAACCGTGGAGGAGAAGTTTCGGAGATACAAGTCAAAGGCATGGACTTGCAAGGTTCTCCGTCGGTGACGAGTCTCCTCATCCTCAAGTCTCTTACTTCACTCACTTTATCTTCACTTAATCTCACCGGAGTAATCCCAAAGGAGATCGGAGACTTCACCGAGCTCGAGTTACTCGATTTATCGGATAATTCTCTCTCCGGAGACATCCCTGTGGAAACCTTCAGGCTCAAGAAACTCAAGACTCTGTCTCTGAACACAAACAATCTCGAAGGTCCGATTCCGACGGAGATTGGGAATCTCACGGACCTCGTCGAGCTTATGCTTTTCGATAACAAGCTGTCCGGAGAGATCCCGAGGAGTATCGGAGAACTCAAGAATCTACAAGTCTTTCGTGCCGGTGGGAACAAGAATCTAAGAGGTGAGCTTCCTTGGGAGATAGGCAACTGCGAGAATCTTGTAATGCTTGGTCTCGCCGAGACTAGTCTCTCCGGTAGTCTTCCGGCGTCCATTGGAAACTTGAAACTCGTTCAGACAATCGCAATTTATACGTCACTCTTGTCTGGTCCTATCCCGGATGAGATTGGAAACTGTACAGAGCTTCAGAACCTCTACTTGTACCAGAATTCTATTTCCGGATCGATCCCTACGACCATTGGAAGTCTAAAGAAGCTGCAGAGTCTACTCTTATGGCAGAACAATCTCGTTGGGAAGATCCCGACCGAGCTTGGGAGTTGTCCGGAGCTTTGGCTGATCGATTTTTCCGAAAATCTCCTCACCGGGAACATACCAAGAAGCTTTGGGAAACTTGAGAATCTACAAGAGCTTCAGCTGAGCGTAAACCAGATCTCAGGAACAATCCCTGAAGAGCTAATGAATTGCACCAAGCTTACGCATTTAGAGATCGACAATAACCTAATCACCGGAGAGATCCCGTCGTTGATGAGTAACCTAAGAAGCTTAACCATGTTCTTCGCGTGGCAGAACAAGTTAACCGGAAACATCCCACAAAGTCTCTCCCAGTGTCGTGAGCTTCAAGCTATCGATCTCTCTTACAACACTCTCTCTGGTCCCATCCCAAAAGAGATCTTCGGGTTACAAAACCTTacgaagcttcttcttctctccaacgACTTGTCTGGTTTCATACCGCCTGATGTCGGAAACTGTACGAATCTTTACCGGTTGAGACTCAACGGAAACAGAATTGCCGGAAGTATCCCGTCGGAAATCGGGAACTTGAAAGATCTCAACTTTGTTGACATAAGCGAGAACCGTCTCGTCGGAACAATTCCTCCGGCGATCTCTGATTGTGAAAGCCTAGAGTTTCTTGATCTACACTCAAACAGTCTCTCCGGTTCATTGCTCGGTACGCTTCCTAAAAGCTTGAAGTTAATAGATTTCTCCGATAATGCTCTGTTTGGTCCTCTGCCTCCGGGAATAGGGTTGTTAACAGAGCTTACGAAGCTCAACCTCGCCAAGAATCGATTCTCCGGCGAAATCCCTAGAGAAATCTCCACCTGTCAGAGTCTACAGCTTCTCAACCTCGGCGAAAACGCATTCTCCGGTGAAATACCAAACGAATTAGGTCAAATCCCGTCTCTAGCAATCTCTCTTAATCTCAGCTGCAATGAGTTCGTCGGAGCAATACCGTCGAGATTCTCCGACTTGAAAAACCTAGGAGTGCTCGACGTCTCTCACAACAGACTCACCGGAAACCTAAACATCTTAACGGATTTACAGAACCTCGTCTCTCTCAACGTCTCCTTCAACGATTTCTCCGGTGACTTACCCAACACTCCTTTTTTCCGGAAGCTCCCACTCTCTGATCTCGCTTCAAACAAAGGGCTTTACATCTCTAACGCAATCTCGACCCGATCCGACCCGACGACCCGGAACAGCTCCGTTGTCAAGTTAACGATTTTGATCCTCATCGTTTTCACCGCCGTACTTATTCTCCTGGCGGTTTACACTCTAGTCCGGGCACGAATCGCCGGAAAACAACTCCTCGGCGAAGAGATAGAGTCGTGGGAAGTGACCCTTTACCAAAAACTCGATTTTTCAGTCGACGACATCGTTAAGAATCTGACGTCGGCGAACGTAATCGGAACCGGAAGCTCCGGCGTAGTTTACCGTATTACGATTCCCTCCGGCGAGTCTCTTGCGGTGAAGAAAATGTTGTCGAAGGAAGAGAGCGGTGCGTTTAACTCCGAGATTAAAACTCTTGGTTCGATTCGTCATAGAAACATAGTTCGTCTTCTTGGTTGGTGCACGAATCGGAATCTGAAACTCTTGTTCTACGATTATCTCCCTAACGGTAGCCTGAGCTCTCGGCTTCACGGCGCCGGAAAAGGAGGAAGTGTTGATTGGGAGGCTCGATACGACGTCGTGCTTGGTGTGGCTCATGCACTTGCTTATCTCCATCACGATTGTCTCCCCGCAATTATACATGGTGACGTTAAAGCTATGAATGTTTTATTGGGTCCTCACTTGGAACCCTACTTAGCTGATTTCGGTTTAGCTAGAACCGTCTCCGGTTATCCAAATACCGGAATTGATTTATCAAAACCCTCCAACCGGCCTCCGTTGGCTGGCTCCTATGGTTACATGGCTCCGGGTAAGCTTGAGCAAGTTACTTATACTTTTTATCTAATTTGGGAATCtcgattttaatatttttgtttttgttgtgttttacaGAACATGCTTCGATGCAACTTATAACCGAGAGCAGCGATGTTTATAGCTACGGAGTGGTATTGTTAGAGGTTTTAACTGGAAAGCATCCGTTAGATCCGGATCTACCAGGTGGTGCACACTTGGTTAAGTGGGTGAGAGATCACTTGGCTGAGAAAAAAGATCCTAGCAGGCTTCTTGACCCGAGACTCATTGGACGGACTGACCTGATAATGCATGAGATGCTTCAAACTCTTGCGGTCGCGTTCCTGTGTGTGAGCAACAAGGCGAACGAACGGCCTTTGATGAAAGATGTCGTGGCAATGCTCACAGAGATAAGGGAGGTTGATGTTGGGCGATCAGAGAGCGGTAAGATCAAAAGTGGTGGTGGCAGTGGGGGAAGCAAAGAACCTCAACAATTGATATCAAATGAGAAAATCATCATTTCTCATGGTTCATCTAACTGTTCATTTGCGTTTTCTGATGACTccgtttgaaacaaaaaaaaaaggtaaaaaaaattgttattgtTAAAACCATGAGCTGTTGTTTACAGAGAGCTGTGTgaatatgtttttgttggaGTTTGAATTTTTAAGGTACTAGAATTGCAATATATTGTAATGATTTATTTCTGTAATTTTACAAGTTATATAATACATACCATTTTTTGGGGGATGTAAATCTCATAAACTTTTCAAGTCCAATACTTGGTTAAGagttttcttatctcttttccaacattttttttttggttaagtaaGACTTAAAGAACTATATTCTTGTTctgtttaattttctatttttccgaaaaccattttttttgttggataagCATTAACTAAGCTATATGTTGTGAATTCGGATGAACAGAAACAGAATAAGAAagactttgaaaagagaaacatagTGTTCTTGAGGCGAATACCCTTTGTCTAgggtttatattattaaatctgaTTTTAACACCCTTACAATCTCCTAGTTNAGAGAGCTGTGTgaatatgtttttgttggaGTTTGAATTTTTAAGGTACTAGAATTGCAATATATTGTAATGATTTATTTCTGTAATTTTACAAGTTATATAATACATACCATTTTTTGGGGGATGTAAATCTCATAAACTTTTCAAGTCCAATACTTGGTTAAGagttttcttatctcttttccaacattttttttttggttaagtaaGACTTAAAGAACTATATTCTTGTTctgtttaattttctatttttccgaaaaccattttttttgttggataagCATTAACTAAGCTATATGTTGTGAATTCGGATGAACAGAAACAGAATAAGAAagactttgaaaagagaaacatagTGTTCTTGAGGCGAATACCCTTTGTCTAgggtttatattattaaatctgaTTTTAACACCCTTACAATCCTCTAGTTTTCTTATATAGGCCTCAAAAAACCCGATACAATAGGAAATAAAAGATCTTGTGAATCTTCTAGAATCTATTACACTGTACAGGCGGCTGCGCCGCCTACACccccaaaaccctaaccctaagtTGCCTTGAGTCGGTCTCTACAAAAGC from the Camelina sativa cultivar DH55 chromosome 12, Cs, whole genome shotgun sequence genome contains:
- the LOC104730748 gene encoding glutathione S-transferase T2-like, which gives rise to MAYELYKNDKGKPFLLGHCWRELKHDQKWITEECSHKRTKLASDGAGASSPGECNDGAEMRPPGVKASKKKGKKPAVTIDVEDGSVGKLDKIIAMKEQEQAAKERHGKMRLLDSLLNKTELTSAEQLLRDKLVDQMLTNT
- the LOC104730749 gene encoding probable LRR receptor-like serine/threonine-protein kinase At4g26540 is translated as MPPNIYRLSFFFSSLLCFFFIPCFSLDEQGQALLSWKSQLNISDDALSSWNVAATSPCNWVGVKCNRGGEVSEIQVKGMDLQGSPSVTSLLILKSLTSLTLSSLNLTGVIPKEIGDFTELELLDLSDNSLSGDIPVETFRLKKLKTLSLNTNNLEGPIPTEIGNLTDLVELMLFDNKLSGEIPRSIGELKNLQVFRAGGNKNLRGELPWEIGNCENLVMLGLAETSLSGSLPASIGNLKLVQTIAIYTSLLSGPIPDEIGNCTELQNLYLYQNSISGSIPTTIGSLKKLQSLLLWQNNLVGKIPTELGSCPELWLIDFSENLLTGNIPRSFGKLENLQELQLSVNQISGTIPEELMNCTKLTHLEIDNNLITGEIPSLMSNLRSLTMFFAWQNKLTGNIPQSLSQCRELQAIDLSYNTLSGPIPKEIFGLQNLTKLLLLSNDLSGFIPPDVGNCTNLYRLRLNGNRIAGSIPSEIGNLKDLNFVDISENRLVGTIPPAISDCESLEFLDLHSNSLSGSLLGTLPKSLKLIDFSDNALFGPLPPGIGLLTELTKLNLAKNRFSGEIPREISTCQSLQLLNLGENAFSGEIPNELGQIPSLAISLNLSCNEFVGAIPSRFSDLKNLGVLDVSHNRLTGNLNILTDLQNLVSLNVSFNDFSGDLPNTPFFRKLPLSDLASNKGLYISNAISTRSDPTTRNSSVVKLTILILIVFTAVLILLAVYTLVRARIAGKQLLGEEIESWEVTLYQKLDFSVDDIVKNLTSANVIGTGSSGVVYRITIPSGESLAVKKMLSKEESGAFNSEIKTLGSIRHRNIVRLLGWCTNRNLKLLFYDYLPNGSLSSRLHGAGKGGSVDWEARYDVVLGVAHALAYLHHDCLPAIIHGDVKAMNVLLGPHLEPYLADFGLARTVSGYPNTGIDLSKPSNRPPLAGSYGYMAPEHASMQLITESSDVYSYGVVLLEVLTGKHPLDPDLPGGAHLVKWVRDHLAEKKDPSRLLDPRLIGRTDLIMHEMLQTLAVAFLCVSNKANERPLMKDVVAMLTEIREVDVGRSESGKIKSGGGSGGSKEPQQLISNEKIIISHGSSNCSFAFSDDSV